In Musa acuminata AAA Group cultivar baxijiao chromosome BXJ3-11, Cavendish_Baxijiao_AAA, whole genome shotgun sequence, one DNA window encodes the following:
- the LOC103971867 gene encoding cytochrome c, with product MASFAEAPPGDPNAGEKIFKTKCAQCHTVDKGAGHKQGPNLNGLFGRQSGTTPGYSYSTANKNMAVVWEESTLYDYLLNPKKYIPGTKMVFPGLKKPKERADLIAYLKQSTAS from the exons ATGGCGTCCTTCGCGGAAGCTCCGCCGGGCGATCCCAATGCCGGAGAGAAGATCTTCAAGACCAAGTGCGCCCAGTGCCACACCGTCGATAAGGGCGCCGGTCACAAGCAAG GACCCAATTTGAATGGCCTTTTTGGAAGGCAATCTGGTACGACTCCAGGATACTCCTACTCTACTGCAAACAAGAACATGGCTGTGGTATGGGAGGAATCAACTTTGTACGATTACTTGCTTAACCCTAAGAAG TATATTCCTGGTACTAAGATGGTTTTTCCTGGTCTGAAGAAGCCAAAAGAGCGTGCAGATCTGATTGCTTATCTCAAACAATCAACGGCTTCCTAA
- the LOC135652446 gene encoding uncharacterized protein LOC135652446, giving the protein MHAFHRQARFPLAMYSSSTSSTCASLGVGDPTGLSDDLLMDILVRLPLRSLIRCNSVCRSWRRLISDGGGYLQTRLPLIASAIFYRCGVAEIDDKPSLGSTLHVANPTTRRWIELPKPRRRSQLSILAFDPCHSAEYRVVSFTGWLAQGAKIEVFASHRRSWVEHQVQWGLPSDAMSTTIRYFDGVLYILAYPDQVVGIDLTTMACRKIELPEATKQEGRVGRSSGRLCYSHRDGDQLKIWVLGDPNGGDHWLLRHVIGTQKLVQRCPETSRSSIFSSLPINQFKFLGFHPQREMIYLWLPGKIVSYDLGKRLMEEAYEFGKETEGAFVVQLCLYPFSSHVSDCVADVRV; this is encoded by the exons ATGCATGCGTTCCATCGACAAGCTCGATTTCCACTTGCGATGTACTCGTCATCCACGAGCTCGACCTGTGCGTCCCTCGGCGTCGGTGATCCGACGGGCCTGAGCGACGATTTGTTGATGGACATCCTGGTACGGCTGCCCTTGAGGTCTTTGATCCGATGCAACAGCGTCTGCAGATCCTGGCGTCGACTGATCTCTGACGGTGGCGGCTACCTCCAGACACGGCTCCCCTTGATCGCGTCCGCTATCTTCTACCGCTGCGGTGTCGCCGAGATCGACGACAAACCGAG CCTCGGCTCCACGCTTCACGTCGCGAACCCGACGACAAGAAGGTGGATCGAGCTCCCGAAGCCCCGCAGGAGGAGCCAACTCTCAATACTGGCCTTCGACCCGTGCCACTCTGCGGAGTACAGGGTCGTCTCCTTCACCGGCTGGCTAGCGCAGGGGGCGAAGATAGAGGTATTCGCGTCGCATAGGAGGAGTTGGGTCGAGCACCAGGTGCAATGGGGACTCCCCTCCGACGCCATGTCCACCACCATTCGCTACTTCGACGGCGTCCTCTACATCCTCGCCTATCCAGATCAAGTCGTCGGGATCGACCTCACCACCATGGCCTGCCGCAAGATCGAGTTGCCGGAGGCCACGAAGCAGGAAGGGCGCGTCGGCAGATCCAGCGGCCGTCTTTGCTACTCCCACAGGGATGGCGATCAGCTAAAGATTTGGGTGCTTGGAGATCCCAATGGGGGTGATCACTGGCTGCTGAGACATGTCATCGGCACTCAAAAGCTGGTGCAACGGTGTCCTGAAACGAGCCGTTCCTCTATCTTCTCTTCACTGCCAATCAACCAGTTCAAGTTCCTGGGATTCCATCCACAGAGAGAGATGATCTACTTGTGGCTGCCGGGGAAGATTGTAAGCTATGATCTAGGCAAGCGTTTGATGGAGGAGGCTTATGAGTTTGGGAAGGAGACGGAGGGAGCGTTCGTCGTCCAGCTTTGTCTGTACCCCTTCTCGAGCCACGTGTCGGACTGCGTAGCTGATGTGAGGGTGTAG